The Synergistaceae bacterium nucleotide sequence GAAATGGGTCACATAGGTAATCGGGACACGCGGCTGATGATCATCGTCGTTACGGGCATAGCCATGTTCACATTTCTAGCTGAAATAGCCTTCAGGATCGCGCTGAGAAGCGACAGAAGCCGATCAAAAGACGGGGAGCGGGAGCAGGGCAGGCTGGTTTTTTTGGTCGTCGCTCTGGCCCTTTGGATATTTGGAGTATTTGTGGCTCCGTTGATCCGAATGGCTCTCTCGCGTAACCGTGAGTTTTTAGCCGACGCCACATCCGCCCGGATCACTCATAACCCCGACGCATTGGCCGATGCTCTCGAAGCCATATCCCAAGACCCGAGAGTGGAGGTGCTGGACTCCCGCCCGCTGATGGGGGCGTTGTGCGTCGCCAATCCATTGTCCCAAAGCGGCCTGTTATCCGATCTTTATGCCTCGCATCCCCCGATAGAGGAGAGAGTGGACCGCCTGCGCAAAATGGCGCGAGATCTGTAAAGAGTCCGTCCCTGCGGAAAAAATTCTGAATTTTGTCCATGTCGAAATCGTTGGAGGATGTCGAGCAGCGCATCGACGGGCTTTATTAACAAGGGCTTCATTAACAAGCGAAAGAGGCACCGAACATTTATTTGACGCCTCTTTCGCTTGTTTTTTAATTTTCTAGTTTTCTGGTTTTCTAGTTTTCTAGTTGTTCCAAGAACGAACGGCGAGAACCTAACGGCGCCATCGCGTTCTCTACTTCCTAACTTCCTACTTTGTGTTCAGGATGGACTGGATGAGGTCTTTTCCGTACTCCGGCTCGTATTTCTCGTAGATGCTTTTGACCGCGTCTCTGAAGGGAGAAAGATCGGGCTCGGAGACCTGCATTCCTGTATCCTTCAATACTTGAAGCCACTCGGCCTCCATGTCGTTGTCGATGTCTCTATTGTATTTCGCCGCTTCGATTGCGCTCTCGGACACGACCTTCTGCTGTTCGGGCGTGAGTTCGTTCCATATTTTCATGCTCATGAGGATCACGTTGGGAGCATAGGCGTGACGGGTAAGCGAAAGATATTTGTTCGATTCGTCGATGTTATAAGCCACGATGGCGTTCAGCGGATTTTCTTGTCCGTCGATGGTCCCTTGTCGCAGAGCCGCCACAGCTTCCGACCATGCCATCGGAATGGCGTTCGCTCCCAGCGTCGTGAACGATTCGACATAGATCGGATTCTGCATGACGCGAATCTTCAAACCTTTGATGTCCTCCGGTTTCTCCACGGGGCGGACACTATTGGTCAGATTACGGAACCCTCGCTCTCCGTAGGCAAGCCCCTTCCAACCCAATTTTTCCATTGCCTTGAAAAAGTCTGCTCCTACAGGGCCATCCAGGACTTTATACGCGTGTGCCGGGGTCGAAAAAAGGAATGGCAGGTCCAAAACTCCGAAACTTGGAAGAAAGTTGACCACTGGCCCCCCGGTGGTAATGCACATGTCCACCGCGTTCCTGTTGAGGCTCTCCAGCAGTTTGTGTTCGTCGCCGAGG carries:
- a CDS encoding TRAP transporter substrate-binding protein, coding for MKKFLGVIVTFLFLFAAMGVGEAAVELKFGHALDERDIYHEVALKFEELVEARSNGEITVTIYPNTDLGDEHKLLESLNRNAVDMCITTGGPVVNFLPSFGVLDLPFLFSTPAHAYKVLDGPVGADFFKAMEKLGWKGLAYGERGFRNLTNSVRPVEKPEDIKGLKIRVMQNPIYVESFTTLGANAIPMAWSEAVAALRQGTIDGQENPLNAIVAYNIDESNKYLSLTRHAYAPNVILMSMKIWNELTPEQQKVVSESAIEAAKYNRDIDNDMEAEWLQVLKDTGMQVSEPDLSPFRDAVKSIYEKYEPEYGKDLIQSILNTK